The Candidatus Zixiibacteriota bacterium genome contains the following window.
CCGCCTGTCCCCTGTGTGAGATGAACCTCGAGTCGTACCAGGGGAAGATCAATCGGGCGTTCGGCTCGGACTTCCATATCCCGGTTGTCTATTTCACCCACCTGGTGGGAGTTGCCTTGGGGATTTCTCCGAGGAAGATGGGACTTGACAAGTTGCTGGTGGCGCCGGACAAACTGATGGCGCGTGCCGCCGAGGTGGCGATATGACCAATATCGCTGACAACAATGGTAAGAACCTCCCACAGATAGGGGTCTACGTTTGTCACTGCGGGTCCAATATCGCCAAGGTTGTGGATGTTGCCGCAGTCGCAGGACACGCAGCTGGACTCCCCGGAGTGGTTGTGGCGCGCCATTATCGTTTCATGTGCTCCGACCCGGGGCAGGAACTGATCCAGAAAGATATTAAAGAGCTTGGTTTGGAGCGGGTGGTGGTCGCTGCCTGCAGCCCGCTCATGCACGAGAATACGTTCCACACGGCGATCGCCGCAGCCGGGCTTAACCGGTATTTCTTCGAGATGACCAATATCCGTGAGCAGGTGAGCTGGGTCACGACCGACCAGAAAGCTGCTACCGAGAAGGCCAAGGCGCTCTTGCGGGCGGCTGTCAATCGCGTCCGCTTCCACGAAGCGCTGGAAATGAGACGAGTCCCTATTACCAAACGCGCCTTGGTAGTCGGCGGCGGTATTGCGGGGATCGAGGCGGCGCTTCAGATGGCCGATGCAGGTTTCGAGGTGGTGCTGGTCGAACGGGAGCCATCAATCGGCGGTCATATGTCGCAGTTCGACAAGACCTTCCCCACCCTGGACTGCGCCGCGTGTATCCTTACGCAGAAGATGGTGGCGGTGGGCAAACACCCGCACATCCGACTGATCACCTGGGCCGAGGTCGAAAGCGTGTCAGGTTCTGTGGGGAATTTCAAGGTGAAGCTCCGAAAGAAACCCCGCTATGTCGACCCTGATATCTGCAACAGTTGCGGCACCTGTCTTGAGGTCTGCCTGAGCCGTCCGCTCCCTACGGAGCGGCGCATGAAGCTCGG
Protein-coding sequences here:
- a CDS encoding heterodisulfide reductase-related iron-sulfur binding cluster, yielding MRPLGFFDDQDDPVTMDQLLAAVGATVTYYPPKVRCCGGMLMTTQEEIALKLNYTLLQAAADNGADIIATACPLCEMNLESYQGKINRAFGSDFHIPVVYFTHLVGVALGISPRKMGLDKLLVAPDKLMARAAEVAI
- a CDS encoding FAD-dependent oxidoreductase, which codes for MTNIADNNGKNLPQIGVYVCHCGSNIAKVVDVAAVAGHAAGLPGVVVARHYRFMCSDPGQELIQKDIKELGLERVVVAACSPLMHENTFHTAIAAAGLNRYFFEMTNIREQVSWVTTDQKAATEKAKALLRAAVNRVRFHEALEMRRVPITKRALVVGGGIAGIEAALQMADAGFEVVLVEREPSIGGHMSQFDKTFPTLDCAACILTQKMVAVGKHPHIRLITWAEVESVSGSVGNFKVKLRKKPRYVDPDICNSCGTCLEVCLSRPLPTERRMKLGGRVYRKGRLLDVRDKYILGPKHDITVLTGAQPMPENVETSVEEEVTP